Proteins found in one Mixophyes fleayi isolate aMixFle1 chromosome 8, aMixFle1.hap1, whole genome shotgun sequence genomic segment:
- the GPR88 gene encoding G protein-coupled receptor 88 produces MTNITSPLDHCERLLGTRVLVAAAYSVYSVSGTLANVLVIYLVCSFKKLKTTSNAFIVNGCVSDLLVCAFWMPQEAILISTGRLENPTYRVFMEGVFFLWMTVSLLSHSLIALNRFVLITKVPTVYHTVYQKRNTEWMIAMAWVLPLAFLLPWLFGQRPLEVTLPCPTLKLYVFWGHGVPVSSFYTAILSAVTVLSQTIILFHCYFRIFRKVQVSLKRVSVLNFQVVHNLPCSCPRKDKRLGLYVLIVCCVFTVTTEPFAWTVLYGLLQPLPQSIETVSWLLLCLLFVLNPFIYTWKNEEFRRSFRAVVGGELWKSSGNSADPAVQTISQNEP; encoded by the coding sequence ATGACCAACATCACGTCTCCCCTGGACCATTGTGAAAGACTTCTGGGGACACGTGTCTTGGTGGCTGCGGCTTACTCTGTTTACTCTGTCTCTGGGACTTTGGCCAACGTTTTGGTTATTTACCTAGTCTGCTCTTTCAAGAAGCTCAAAACAACTAGTAATGCATTCATTGTGAATGGATGTGTGTCTGATCTTTTAGTCTGCGCTTTTTGGATGCCTCAAGAAGCCATATTAATTTCCACTGGTCGCCTGGAGAACCCCACTTACAGGGTGTTTATGGAGGGGGTATTTTTCCTGTGGATGACAGTTTCTCTCCTCTCGCACTCTCTCATTGCATTGAATCGCTTTGTGCTCATCACCAAAGTGCCGACAGTATACCATACTGTGTATCAGAAGAGGAACACGGAGTGGATGATTGCCATGGCTTGGGTACTGCCTCTTGCATTTCTTCTTCCTTGGCTCTTTGGACAGAGGCCACTTGAAGTTACCCTGCCATGCCCAACACTTAAACTTTATGTATTTTGGGGTCATGGGGTCCCGGTGTCCAGTTTCTATACAGCCATCCTTTCTGCTGTCACAGTTTTAAGTCAAACAATAATCCTTTTTCATTGTTATTTCCGCATTTTCAGAAAAGTGCAGGTCAGCCTGAAGCGGGTGAGCGTTCTGAACTTCCAAGTAGTTCACAATCTCCCTTGTTCATGCCCTCGCAAAGATAAACGTCTTGGGCTTTACGTCCTGATTGTCTGCTGTGTTTTCACAGTGACCACAGAGCCCTTTGCATGGACAGTTCTCTATGGCCTGCTCCAACCACTACCCCAAAGCATTGAGACTGTTAGCTGGCTCTTGCTTTGTCTTCTGTTTGTGCTTAACCCTTTCATCTACACCTGGAAGAATGAAGAGTTCAGGAGGTCCTTTCGAGCAGTAGTTGGAGGCGAACTATGGAAAAGCTCTGGAAACAGTGCCGATCCGGCAGTGCAAACAATTTCCCAAAATGAACCATGA